The Tautonia plasticadhaerens nucleotide sequence GTACGAGACGCCGGGATGTATCGCCGGAACTTGCGTCCTCGTGGGGACATGAGATGCGGCCCAGGGCCTGTTCGGCAGGCAACGTCCGTTCTATGATGGAGGTGGCATTCCCGATCATTCAGGATCGAGTCGATCGACCCCGAGAGGTGAGCCGCTGATGTCGCACTCCCGACGGTGGAAGCCCGTCCCGCTGCTGGCGATCGTCGCCCTGGCGGCGAGCCCGGCGGCAGAGGATGGCCAGCAGGATGAGGGCCGGCAAATCGGCCGGTCATTCCGGGTCCCCTATTTACTCACCGAGACGAATCATCACGTCGTGCGTTGCCGGATTAACGGCCATGGTCCCTTCAATCTCGTCGTCGACACCGGGGCCCCCGCGCTTTTTCTCTCCGAAGAGGCAGCCGCGATGGCCGGCCTGGGGCGGAGCGACCGGAACTATTTCAGCCGCGTCGACCGCCTGGAGTTCGAGGGAGGTGCTGTCCTCGACGACGTGCAGACCAGGGTCGAGGACATCTTTCAACTCGTCGGCATGAATGCCCTCGGGCTCCCCGGGGCGAAGATCGACGGCATGCTTGGCTTCAACGTGCTCGCCCGCTACAAGCTCGAGCTCGACCCGACCGACGATCGCATGACCTGGACCCGCCTCGAGTTCGAGCCCGAAGATCTCCCGGACCCCGGGCGACGGGGCAATAATGCCCCGGCCGAGGTGCAGGCCATGAGCCTGCTCGGCGGCGTCGCCAAGCTGGCCGCCTTGTTCGTGGGGAAGCAGCCCGAGGACACGAGAATCCCCCGGGGGTTCCTCGGCCTGGAACTCGCCGAAACCAACGGAGAAGTGACGATCTCGGCCGTGCTCCCCGGCTCCCCGGCCGAAGGGGTGGGCATCTCGCCGGGCGATCGGTTGGTCCGCGTCCTCGGCCGGGATGTCGACTCGCTGGAGGACGCCCGGAAGGCCGTCGCCCGGGTGGAGCCGGGAGACACCGTGACATTGCGGATCGCTCCCTCCTCAGGTGGAGCGGATGTCGAGGCCAGGGAGCTGACCGTGATCGCCGGAAAGGGGCTCTGATCCATGAGATTCGCTCGACGTCTGCTGCCGACGACGCTCGCCGCCTCATTGGCGCTCGTCGGCCTCGGCTCGGCCAGGCCCGCCGTCGATCCCGAGGCCAAGGTCGAGGTGCCCTTCGATTTGCTGCCCTCGAACCACATGGTGGTCGAGGTCTCGCTCAACGGCGAAGGGCCTTATCGATTGATCTTCGACGTCGGCTCTCCCGTCACCCTGATCGGCAACTCGGCCGCCAAGGAGTCGGGGATCATCGACGGGAACGCCCCCTTCGCCTTCCTGTTCGCCGCCCGGGGAGAAGCCGAGGTTAAGACGATGCAGGTCGGCTCACTGACGACCCAGGACGTGCCGGTGATCGTGATGGACCACCCCGTCGTGAAAGCCCTTGGCGACATCCTCGGCAAGCCGATCCATGGTCTCGTCGGGCACTCATTCTTCGCCCGATACAAGACGACGATCGACTACCAGGCCGAGACGATGGCCTTCGAGCCGGTCGAGCACGAGATCCGGGACTTCTTGACCGACCTCCCCGATCGGCTGATGGGGCCGAAAGTCGCCCGCCGGATCATCGTCGAGCCGATGGCGCTCATCGGGTTCGCCCTGGAAGACACGCCCGAGGACGGGCCTCGGGGCGTGACCATCGTCTCGGTGCTCGACGACTCCCCCGCGGCACGCGCGGGACTCAGGCCGGGTGACGTCATCACTTCCCTCGACGGTCGATGGACGACCAGCATTCCCGACACCTACACTGCGGCTTCCAAGGTCGAACCGGGCCTCGAAATCGAGGTCGTCATCGACCGCGACGGTGAGGAAATGAAACTCGAGATGACCCCCACGGCGGGCATCTGATCGGATGGAATTCGGGCCACCGATCCGAACGATCTCCGATCGGTGTCCCCATGCGTGAAGGACTGATTCCCTCATCAAGCGGCGGAGGACCTCGTGCCGTACGGGAATCGGCAGCGACGGTCAGGCCCCGAATTTCTGGAGTCGGCCGGCGTGGGCCATCGCCAGGGGCATGATGTCCTTGGCGAGGATCTGGCCGAGCCCGCCCTTCATGCAAGGACGCTCCCCGAAGGTCGTGACCTCATCGGGCCTGACGGTGGCCGGGGCCGAGATGAGCAGCGGCACCGGATGGAAGCTGTGTGATTTCATCCGACTGGGCGTGGAGTGGTCCCCGGTGACGACCAGGACGTCCGGCTTCAATTCCAGCAGTCTCGGCAGTTCGGCGTCGAGCGCCTGGATGACATCGACCTTCCTGGCGAAATCGCCATCCTCGCCGGTGCTGTCCGTGTACTTGTAGTGGATGAAGAAGAAGTCGAAGTTGTCCCACTGTTCCCGGGCGACCTCAAACTGGTCGGCGATCGTCCTGCCGGGTTCGACGACCGTCATCCCGACGAGCTTCGCCAGGCCCCGATACATCGGGTAGACGGCGATGGCCGCCGAGCGGAGGCCGTAGACCTCCTCCATCGTGGAGATGTCCGGGAACTTGGCGAATCCTCGCATCATGAGGAAGTTGGCGGGCTGCTCGTCTTTGAGGATCTCCTTCGCTTGCCGGAGGAACTCCGCGGCGACCCTCGCCGTCTTCTCCGATCCCGGCTCGAGGGCCTTCGGCTCCAGGGTGTGTAGCCCGGTCTGGAGCGGGTCGGTGTCAGCGACCCGATCGCCCAGGTCGTCTCCCCGGAATCGGACGACGAGCCGGTACTCCCGGACCGCCTCGACGAGCGTCTCGACCCCGTCGATCTGCACCCCATCGGCGAGCTTTGCGACGAGCGTCTCGCCGACCTCGGTCGGAATCCGGCCGGCTCGTCGATCGGTGACTCGCCCCTCGCCGTCGATCGTGCAGAAGTTGCCTCGGATGGCCACGTCCCTCGGCCCGACCTCGACCCCGATCCCCAGCGCCTCGAGGACGCCCCGGCCGATCTGGTGGCGGAGCGGGTCGAAGCCGAAGAGGCCGAGATGCCCCGGACCCGACCCCGGCGCGATCCCGTGGGCGACGGGGATGCTCAAGCCCACCGTCCCCTCGGCGGCCAGCCGGTCGAGGTGGGGGGTCCTGGCCTCCTCCAGCTCGGTCGGCCCACCCGGTTCGATCGGCAGGCCGCCCAGCCCGTCGGCGACGAGCATGACGATCTTGGTCCCGTTGGCCTCTCGGAGTTGCCTGATCAGGTCCTGCTGGTTCATCGCGGGAAGGCTCTCGCTCCATGCGGCTCGGTCGATCAGTCGAACATCGAGGAGGCATTGTGCCGTCCCCGGGCATAGCGGGTCAACTCGCCTCTCGACTCCCCTTCCGCCGGTTGCCCTCTTCCCGGGCCCTGGATCGTCCTGTTAAACTGATCGTCCGACACTCATGATCCTGTCCGGAAGATTCCCTGCAGGAAGTCGTGGCCGAAGTGGCGGAATGGCAGACGCGCCGGACTCAAAATCCGGTGGGGTAACACCCGTGTGGGTTCGAGTCCCACCTTCGGTATTCAGAAGCCCGGCGAGCAATCGACGGGCTTTTTGTTTGCGCCGCAATCACTTACGACAACCCGTTGTTCCTCCGTCGGCTCTGCGGCGGGGTCTGCCGAATGTCTTGTCCCGTCGCTATCCTTGACCCATCTTGTCACAAATCGACCGAAGTTGAATTCGATCCCTGTAAGCATTACTGTAAGCAGGAGGCCCTCCTGTAAGCAGCACCAAAGCAACCGGGGACATCGGAGATGGGCTACCTCTTCAAGCAGTAGTGGACCCGCAACGGCGTCGTCCACGAGTCGAAGAAGTGGTACGGCGAATACCGGGACCAGGACGGCAAGCTCCTGCGGGTCGCCCTCTCCTCGGACAAGCAGGCGGCCAAGGCCATGCTCGTGGACCTGGAGCGCAAGGCCGAGCGCCGCAAAGCTGGATTCATTGATGGATTCACCGAAGCGGGACGGAGTCCGATCCTCGGTCTCATGTCCGACTACCTCGGAGACATGAAGCTTGGAGGACGCTCGGAGCGGCACCGCAAGGACACCGAGCGGCTCCTCCGGATCGTGATCCGAGAATGCGGGTTCGAGACCCTGGCTTCCCTGCACGCAACCAAGCTCGACAAATTTCTTGCCCGGCTCACCTCCTCGGCGCGGACCAAGAACACTCACCGGCAAGCAATCCTGGGGTTCGCCAATTGGTGCGTCCGAAAAGGGCACCTGGAATTCAACCCCTTAGGGGATTGAAAGGACAAAACTCTTCCGTATCCTGAGACCTTCGCACCAGGAGATCAAGGAGATACGCAGATGCGGCCCAGCCCCGAGATGATCCCCGTCCTCATCGATGCCGCCAAGGCCCTCAAGGGCAGTCCGAAGCGAGTCTTCATGGCCAAGACCGTCGCAGCGATGGGGCGGGGTGGACAACGCTGGGCCCAGGAGCATCTCGGCTGGTGCCGGGAGACCATCCGCAAGGGCACGCACGAACTCCGCTCGGGCATGACCTGCGTGGACGCCTTCTCGGCCCGCCGTCGCAAGCCCGCCGAGGAGCACTTGCCCCGACTCCTCGATGACATCCGCAGCATCGCCGACGGGCAGAGCCAGGCCGACCCCAAGTTCCAGACCAAGGGGCTCTTCACCCGGATCAGTGCCGCCGAGGTCCGACGCCAGTTGATCGCCACGAAGGGCTACACCGACGAGGAGTTGCCCACCCAGCAGACCATCAACACCAAGCTGAACCTGCTGGGCTATCGCCTCTCCAGGGTGGCCAAGTGCCGCCCCCAAAAAGAGTCCCGCAGACCGATGCCATCTTCGATCAACTGAAGGCGGTCAACCCCGAGGCGGATCGGGCCAGGGGCACCCTGCGGCTCTCGATCGACGCCAAGGCGACGGTGCATGTCGGCCCCTTCTCACGGCGGGGCCGGAGCCGGACCGGCACGAAGGCGGCGGATCACGACTTCAAGCCCGTGGCGACGCTGACCCCCTTCGGCATCTTCCTGCCCGAGCACGACGACCTGTGGCTGTACATGGCCCGGTCGAAGGTCACCAGCGACTTCATCGCCGATCGCCTGGAGCAATGGTGGGAGGGCGTCCGCCTGCGGTTCCTGCGGGTCAAGACGCTGGTGATCAACCTGGACAACGGCCCGGAGAACCACAGCCGGCGGAGCCAGTTCCTCAAGCGGATCGTGGCCTTCGCCCGCAAGTATCGCCTGGTGGTGCAGTTGGCGTACTACCCGCCGTACCACAGCAAGTACAACCCGATCGAGCGGTGCTGGGGCGTGCTGGAGATGCACTGGAACGGGTCGCTGCTGGACTCGGTGGAGGCGGTGTTGGGATTCGCCCGATCGATGACCTGGAAGCGGAAGCACCCGGTGGTCAGCCTGGTGGAGACGACCTACGCCAAGGGGGTCAGGCTGAAGCCCGAGGAGATGGAGGCGTTGGAGGCCGAGGTGATCCGCCTGCCGTCGCTTGAGAAGTGGTTCGTGAAGATCCCTCGTAAGCGAGGCAGGCCACGGAAGACGTAGCTTCTTTCTGGTGCCTAAGCCCGTTCGACCAGGCCCGAAGGCGAGACGATGCTCAAGCGGAGGGCCTTGACTGTAGATGAATTACGGCGACTCTTGGAGGCGACCCTGGTCCGAGCCCTGCGGGAGCGGCAACTCGTCCGAGCTGTGCCGAACAAGGGTAAACCCGTCGCACGGGTCAAGCCCGTGGTCCGGGCTCGTCTGGAACGGCTGGGGCGGGAGCGGGCCTTGCTCTACAAGGCAGCCTTTTACACCGGTTTCCGTCGGGGCGAGTTGCGTGAGATGAGGGTCAATCACCTGACCCTGGACGGCTCGGCTCCCCGCATCTCTCTCCCGAAGGAATTGACCAAGAACAAGCGGGACGCCCATATCCCGCTCCGGGCCGACTTCGCCTCGGAACTGACGCGCTGGATCGACGTGGCGGGTCTGGGGCAGGGAGACCGACTCTTCATGGTTCCCAAGCGGATCGCCCTGGTGATGCGGAAGGACCTGGAGTTCGCCGGGATCGCCTACCGGGACGACCGTGGCCGGGTGGCCGACTTCCATTCCTTGCGGAAGTGCATGGCGACCCACCTGAACACGCAAGGCGTCCCGATCGTGACTGCCAAGGAATTGCTGCGGCACGGCACCGTGGAACTGACAGCCGGGGTCTACAACGACGCCGAATCGCACGACTTGAGGACGGCGGTTTCCAAGCTGCCGGTGCTGTGATTAGCGAGTGTGCTTCCTGAGCAACCGGTCGATCTCGGAGCGTTCGATCAGGAATACCCGCCCCTTCTTGAAGACCTTGAGCGTGCCCGAGGCCGCCCAGCGGTTGATCGTCCGCTCGGAGACCCCCAGGAGGCGGGCGGCCTCACGCTTCCTGTAAGGTCCTTGGGGACGCTGGAGTGGGGCGACTCCTGGATTATTAGAGCTTGCATGTTGGGCGAATTTGATGACTTTCTGTTGTTTTGCTTCGGGCTCGGGCCGATTATCCGCCATCCGATCGGACCTGGAGCCCGCCCAGGTTCGTTCACCGAGCCCGAAATACTGGTCGAGAAAGCGATCGACCTGCTCCTCGGGAATGCGGATCGTGCCGTCGGGCCAATCAAGCGTCGGCAGGTCGAGGCTGAGGAGGTGGTCGAACTGCTCAATGGTGATCTGGCATAGTTCGCAGAATTGCTCGACCGTCCAGACCCGACCGACGCCCTTCCGGCCCGAGGTGAGCAAGAACTCCAGGGTCTCGCCACCCTTCAGGGGGTGATCTTCGCTGACGGGCTCGCTGTCAACGCATGCCGCCGCCCCGGGGGCGATGTTCAAGGCATGGCCCAGGTTCGAGCGTGCCCAGGCGACGGTTCTCCCTCCAATCGGTAGGTGTAGCTCGTTCGCCCCCTGGACGCAGCGGACGACCTCTCCGGCTGTTTCCATCTGTTGCCGGGTCGGACGAGGTACCCTGTCGATCAAACCGCTGGCGGACACTCCTCGCCTCCTGCTTCTCCTGCTTCCGAGCGTGGTCGGGTACGGTTGATCAGCGACGTAACCCGAGTGCCCCTCAAAGTCAGTCGATCAGCCGCTCCACGTTATCTAGGGCTTGTTCCATTCCCTCTAGCCGCCTCGTCGCCTTCGCCAACTCTTTGCGCGCCTCTACGATCTCACCTCGACACTGAGAGAGAATCTCCCGGATTTCCTGGCTCGTGTCGTCGTCCAGCTTGCCGGCCATCGCTGCCCCGAGTTTGAACCGGGTCTCCATCACCAAGTTCAGATTCATCGCCTGGCCGATCTGGTCGAGCGTGTCTTTTCGACCGGTGCGTTCGCCCTTAGCGATCCGGGCAACTTGCGACGGGTCGAGCCCGGCTTTCCGTGCGATCTCGGAATAGTTTCCCGAATTTTTAATTAGCTCGGCCAGTTGCTCGGACAGTTTCTTCGCCACTTTATTGCTTCGCTCAGCGGTCCGTTCGCGTAATCTTCGTTTGGTCAGCGGGACATTATACCACGCCGGGGGCCAAATTCCATTGGTCCGTTTGACATGGCGTTCCGCCTCTGACTAGCATTTGGTCGGCGTGACCAAATTTCCCATCCTTAGTCGTTCCGACCAAACCAGGGGCGAGATGAGCCAGCAATCCTCGATCGAATGGACGGATTCCACCTGGAACCCCGTCCGGGGCTGCACCAAGATCAGCCCCGGGTGCGCCTACTGCTACGCCAAGACCTTCGCCGAGCGCTTCAGGAACGTGCCTGGCCATCCCTATGAACAGGGCTTCGACCTCCGGCCCATCCCCGGGAAGCTGGACGACCCGCTCCGCCGGTCGGCCCCGAGGATGATCTTCGT carries:
- a CDS encoding PDZ domain-containing protein; translated protein: MSHSRRWKPVPLLAIVALAASPAAEDGQQDEGRQIGRSFRVPYLLTETNHHVVRCRINGHGPFNLVVDTGAPALFLSEEAAAMAGLGRSDRNYFSRVDRLEFEGGAVLDDVQTRVEDIFQLVGMNALGLPGAKIDGMLGFNVLARYKLELDPTDDRMTWTRLEFEPEDLPDPGRRGNNAPAEVQAMSLLGGVAKLAALFVGKQPEDTRIPRGFLGLELAETNGEVTISAVLPGSPAEGVGISPGDRLVRVLGRDVDSLEDARKAVARVEPGDTVTLRIAPSSGGADVEARELTVIAGKGL
- a CDS encoding PDZ domain-containing protein; translated protein: MRFARRLLPTTLAASLALVGLGSARPAVDPEAKVEVPFDLLPSNHMVVEVSLNGEGPYRLIFDVGSPVTLIGNSAAKESGIIDGNAPFAFLFAARGEAEVKTMQVGSLTTQDVPVIVMDHPVVKALGDILGKPIHGLVGHSFFARYKTTIDYQAETMAFEPVEHEIRDFLTDLPDRLMGPKVARRIIVEPMALIGFALEDTPEDGPRGVTIVSVLDDSPAARAGLRPGDVITSLDGRWTTSIPDTYTAASKVEPGLEIEVVIDRDGEEMKLEMTPTAGI
- a CDS encoding 2,3-bisphosphoglycerate-independent phosphoglycerate mutase codes for the protein MNQQDLIRQLREANGTKIVMLVADGLGGLPIEPGGPTELEEARTPHLDRLAAEGTVGLSIPVAHGIAPGSGPGHLGLFGFDPLRHQIGRGVLEALGIGVEVGPRDVAIRGNFCTIDGEGRVTDRRAGRIPTEVGETLVAKLADGVQIDGVETLVEAVREYRLVVRFRGDDLGDRVADTDPLQTGLHTLEPKALEPGSEKTARVAAEFLRQAKEILKDEQPANFLMMRGFAKFPDISTMEEVYGLRSAAIAVYPMYRGLAKLVGMTVVEPGRTIADQFEVAREQWDNFDFFFIHYKYTDSTGEDGDFARKVDVIQALDAELPRLLELKPDVLVVTGDHSTPSRMKSHSFHPVPLLISAPATVRPDEVTTFGERPCMKGGLGQILAKDIMPLAMAHAGRLQKFGA
- a CDS encoding ISAzo13 family transposase (programmed frameshift), with product MRPSPEMIPVLIDAAKALKGSPKRVFMAKTVAAMGRGGQRWAQEHLGWCRETIRKGTHELRSGMTCVDAFSARRRKPAEEHLPRLLDDIRSIADGQSQADPKFQTKGLFTRISAAEVRRQLIATKGYTDEELPTQQTINTKLNLLGYRLSRVAKCRPQKGVPQTDAIFDQLKAVNPEADRARGTLRLSIDAKATVHVGPFSRRGRSRTGTKAADHDFKPVATLTPFGIFLPEHDDLWLYMARSKVTSDFIADRLEQWWEGVRLRFLRVKTLVINLDNGPENHSRRSQFLKRIVAFARKYRLVVQLAYYPPYHSKYNPIERCWGVLEMHWNGSLLDSVEAVLGFARSMTWKRKHPVVSLVETTYAKGVRLKPEEMEALEAEVIRLPSLEKWFVKIPRKRGRPRKT
- a CDS encoding site-specific integrase, producing MLKRRALTVDELRRLLEATLVRALRERQLVRAVPNKGKPVARVKPVVRARLERLGRERALLYKAAFYTGFRRGELREMRVNHLTLDGSAPRISLPKELTKNKRDAHIPLRADFASELTRWIDVAGLGQGDRLFMVPKRIALVMRKDLEFAGIAYRDDRGRVADFHSLRKCMATHLNTQGVPIVTAKELLRHGTVELTAGVYNDAESHDLRTAVSKLPVL
- a CDS encoding helix-turn-helix domain-containing protein; the protein is MNIAPGAAACVDSEPVSEDHPLKGGETLEFLLTSGRKGVGRVWTVEQFCELCQITIEQFDHLLSLDLPTLDWPDGTIRIPEEQVDRFLDQYFGLGERTWAGSRSDRMADNRPEPEAKQQKVIKFAQHASSNNPGVAPLQRPQGPYRKREAARLLGVSERTINRWAASGTLKVFKKGRVFLIERSEIDRLLRKHTR
- a CDS encoding helix-turn-helix domain-containing protein, with product MAKKLSEQLAELIKNSGNYSEIARKAGLDPSQVARIAKGERTGRKDTLDQIGQAMNLNLVMETRFKLGAAMAGKLDDDTSQEIREILSQCRGEIVEARKELAKATRRLEGMEQALDNVERLID